In Sporichthya polymorpha DSM 43042, a genomic segment contains:
- a CDS encoding GNAT family N-acetyltransferase yields the protein MTTQVRDNPAENRYEIRRDGQLLGHAAYQKTAELIVFTHTEIDPALEGQGIGGQLVRAALDHVRTLGLQVLPICPFVQGWMGRHPEYRDLDYRRPASKVSD from the coding sequence GTGACCACCCAGGTACGCGACAATCCTGCCGAGAACCGGTACGAGATCCGGCGGGACGGGCAGCTGCTCGGCCACGCGGCGTACCAGAAGACGGCGGAGCTGATCGTCTTCACCCACACCGAGATCGACCCCGCGCTCGAAGGTCAGGGCATCGGCGGCCAGCTGGTGCGCGCGGCACTCGACCACGTCCGGACGCTCGGGCTCCAGGTGCTCCCGATCTGCCCGTTCGTCCAGGGCTGGATGGGGCGGCACCCGGAGTACCGGGACCTCGACTACCGCCGGCCGGCGAGCAAGGTCAGCGACTGA
- a CDS encoding molybdopterin cofactor-binding domain-containing protein: MSPTPSPDPTTLAPPAAQPSGTSRRQFVGYVLAGTTLAVTADMAWEGTASTAHAAGASPIPSNPTFSANYDFLDAYRDSCLPTNHHLKIELTPKGKARFALPRQEVGQGITTSFAQVIADELDMSMDDVEVYLSDARPELVFNQLTGGSTSHFSLWMPMRTMAATARTALSSAAAEKWGVPVSAVETRDGAVHGPDGQRATYGSLAELAASKVTKPLDVKLKGKPGKYVGKSVGRVDAVDMVTGKKKFAMDLAVPNALPTMLCRPPTINGTVQSIDNLERVKGMPGVTDVAAISRGVAVRARTFGQCIDAIRALKVTWGAGTVDKENNESLAAKVASVLLPVPPAAPTDEVIDEDYTFHYRSGSPLETNCAIADVRKDSAEVWGTNKMPIVTLQRIALMLDLPEDAVTVHCPPGGGSFGRHLFSDASYEAVEASKTFGKPVKLMWHRTDDNRHGRMHPMMVNRVRATKNGNSVTSFTMSSASSACDWTHGLGEIISGSATAQDPRLGFSGNKEAGNLSVSMGFYQLVTDVPYHFGPTAVFLNEIFAYDTLPTSAVRNVYSPDTGTARELHVSKMADAFGMDDYEFRRSFAANDGWRAVLDKAAEAGNWGRTMPKGTAQAIALHSEYQCKVACFMELDARPAMVNRKIREAYTGPRVTKAIMAVDAGRVINPRNFQAMMMGGCMDGIAQALTASLHIEDGLPLEGSWDNYRYTRQWNVPYVFECHVMPDSREIGGGAGETGVAAGQAAAAIAYGRAVGKLPTINPVNFNEPLGFVAKPKVPPIPQSPVNGRRFAR, from the coding sequence ATGTCACCAACACCCAGCCCCGACCCGACCACGCTTGCACCGCCTGCCGCACAGCCTTCGGGCACCTCGCGGCGCCAATTCGTCGGGTACGTGCTGGCCGGCACCACGCTGGCTGTCACTGCCGACATGGCATGGGAAGGCACAGCGTCGACGGCCCACGCGGCCGGTGCCTCCCCGATCCCGAGTAACCCCACGTTCTCGGCCAACTACGACTTCCTGGACGCGTACCGGGACTCGTGCCTCCCGACCAACCACCACCTGAAGATCGAGCTGACGCCCAAGGGCAAGGCGCGCTTCGCGCTGCCTCGCCAGGAGGTCGGTCAGGGCATCACGACCTCGTTCGCGCAGGTCATCGCCGACGAGCTCGACATGTCGATGGACGACGTGGAGGTCTACCTCTCCGACGCCCGTCCCGAGCTCGTCTTCAACCAGCTGACCGGTGGTTCCACCTCGCACTTCTCGCTGTGGATGCCGATGCGCACGATGGCGGCGACGGCTCGCACGGCGCTGTCCTCGGCGGCGGCGGAGAAGTGGGGAGTCCCCGTCTCCGCGGTCGAGACCCGCGACGGCGCCGTCCACGGCCCCGACGGTCAGCGGGCCACCTACGGCTCGCTGGCGGAGCTCGCGGCCTCGAAGGTCACGAAGCCGCTGGACGTCAAGCTCAAGGGCAAGCCCGGCAAGTACGTCGGGAAGAGCGTGGGCCGCGTCGACGCCGTCGACATGGTCACCGGCAAGAAGAAGTTCGCGATGGACCTCGCGGTCCCGAACGCACTTCCGACGATGCTGTGCCGGCCGCCGACGATCAACGGCACCGTGCAGTCGATCGACAACCTCGAGCGCGTGAAGGGGATGCCGGGCGTCACCGACGTCGCGGCGATCTCCCGTGGCGTCGCCGTGCGTGCGCGCACCTTCGGTCAGTGCATTGACGCGATCCGCGCGCTCAAGGTCACCTGGGGCGCCGGGACCGTCGACAAGGAGAACAACGAGTCGCTGGCCGCGAAGGTCGCGTCCGTCCTCCTGCCCGTGCCGCCCGCGGCGCCGACCGACGAGGTCATCGACGAGGACTACACGTTCCACTACCGCAGTGGTTCGCCGCTCGAGACGAACTGCGCCATCGCCGACGTCCGCAAGGACTCCGCCGAGGTGTGGGGCACGAACAAGATGCCGATCGTCACGCTGCAGCGGATCGCGCTGATGCTGGACCTGCCCGAGGACGCCGTGACCGTGCACTGCCCGCCGGGCGGTGGCTCGTTCGGTCGCCACCTGTTCTCGGACGCGTCCTACGAGGCCGTCGAGGCGTCGAAGACCTTCGGCAAGCCCGTCAAGCTGATGTGGCACCGCACGGACGACAACCGCCACGGGCGTATGCACCCGATGATGGTGAACCGCGTGCGCGCCACGAAGAACGGCAACAGCGTCACGAGCTTCACGATGTCGAGCGCGTCCTCGGCGTGCGACTGGACGCACGGACTCGGCGAGATCATCTCCGGTTCGGCGACCGCGCAGGACCCGCGTCTGGGCTTCTCCGGCAACAAGGAGGCCGGCAACCTCTCGGTGTCGATGGGCTTCTACCAGCTCGTCACCGACGTGCCGTACCACTTCGGCCCGACCGCGGTGTTCCTCAACGAGATCTTCGCCTACGACACGCTCCCGACGTCCGCGGTGCGAAACGTGTACTCGCCCGACACCGGGACGGCGCGTGAGCTCCACGTGTCGAAGATGGCCGACGCGTTCGGCATGGACGACTACGAGTTCCGTCGCTCCTTCGCGGCGAACGACGGCTGGCGTGCGGTTCTCGACAAGGCCGCCGAGGCCGGCAACTGGGGCCGCACGATGCCGAAGGGCACCGCGCAGGCGATCGCGCTCCACAGTGAGTACCAGTGCAAGGTCGCGTGCTTCATGGAGCTCGACGCCCGGCCCGCCATGGTGAACCGGAAGATCCGCGAGGCCTACACCGGTCCGCGTGTCACGAAGGCGATCATGGCCGTCGACGCGGGACGGGTCATCAACCCGCGCAACTTCCAGGCGATGATGATGGGCGGTTGCATGGACGGCATCGCCCAGGCCCTGACGGCGAGTCTGCACATCGAGGACGGCCTGCCGCTCGAGGGCTCGTGGGACAACTACCGGTACACCCGGCAGTGGAACGTCCCGTACGTGTTCGAGTGCCACGTCATGCCGGACAGCCGTGAGATCGGTGGTGGCGCCGGCGAGACCGGTGTGGCCGCCGGCCAGGCCGCCGCGGCGATCGCCTACGGCCGGGCGGTGGGCAAGCTCCCGACGATCAACCCGGTCAACTTCAACGAGCCGCTGGGATTCGTGGCGAAGCCCAAGGTGCCACCGATCCCGCAGTCACCCGTCAACGGCCGCCGCTTCGCGCGCTGA
- a CDS encoding sigma-70 family RNA polymerase sigma factor: MENSDAAPSDEKWIADLTADGPDGDAALRRLHELLLRASRHQVYRLRGMLPHAGPEELTDLAMQAADEATVSVLRRLDTFEGRSRFSTWAYKFAVYQAGVEVRKQAWRHKEISLSDSVDLVGMVDHSASPSELAEATELARAVEKAIRTALTPHQRRIAIALVIDEVPIDVLADRLGTTRNALYKTLHDARRRLRAALADCGHLDAITDRSTA, from the coding sequence GTGGAAAACTCCGACGCCGCCCCGTCGGACGAGAAGTGGATAGCCGATCTGACCGCGGACGGTCCGGACGGCGATGCCGCCCTGCGTCGACTCCATGAGCTCCTCCTGCGGGCGAGCCGGCACCAGGTGTATCGGCTCCGCGGCATGCTTCCGCACGCCGGCCCCGAGGAGCTCACCGATCTGGCGATGCAGGCCGCCGACGAGGCGACGGTCTCCGTGCTGCGGCGGCTGGACACCTTCGAGGGCCGGAGCCGTTTCTCGACCTGGGCCTACAAGTTCGCGGTCTACCAGGCCGGGGTCGAGGTGCGGAAGCAGGCCTGGCGACACAAGGAGATCTCGCTCTCCGACTCCGTCGACCTGGTGGGGATGGTCGACCACAGTGCTTCCCCGTCCGAGCTGGCCGAGGCGACAGAGCTGGCCCGGGCCGTGGAGAAGGCGATCCGCACCGCGCTGACGCCGCATCAGCGGCGCATCGCGATCGCACTCGTCATCGACGAGGTTCCGATCGACGTCCTGGCCGATCGGTTGGGCACCACCCGCAACGCGCTCTACAAGACCCTGCACGACGCCCGTCGGCGGTTGCGAGCCGCTCTTGCCGACTGCGGGCACCTGGATGCCATCACCGACCGGAGTACCGCATGA
- a CDS encoding (2Fe-2S)-binding protein, whose product MSKHTFILNGKKVSVDAESNVRMLWVLRDLLGVTGPKYGCGIRVCQACTSHLNGKHFNPCSVPVSDIKSSDRITTIEGLAKTVKGSLHPVQEAWIKYDVAQCGYCQPGQIMAATALIQRVKKSGRKISEADLDTLRNVCRCGTYPRIRDAVKYAAARM is encoded by the coding sequence ATGAGTAAGCACACGTTCATCCTGAACGGCAAGAAGGTCAGCGTGGACGCCGAGAGCAACGTCCGCATGCTGTGGGTGCTCCGCGACCTGCTCGGTGTCACCGGACCCAAGTACGGGTGCGGCATCCGGGTCTGCCAGGCGTGTACCTCGCACCTGAACGGCAAGCACTTCAACCCGTGTTCGGTGCCGGTCTCGGACATCAAGTCCTCGGACCGCATCACCACGATCGAGGGTCTGGCCAAGACGGTGAAGGGCAGCCTGCACCCGGTGCAGGAGGCCTGGATCAAGTACGACGTCGCTCAGTGCGGTTACTGCCAGCCCGGCCAGATCATGGCCGCGACGGCGCTGATTCAGCGGGTTAAGAAGTCCGGCCGCAAGATCTCCGAGGCCGACCTCGACACCCTGCGCAACGTCTGCCGCTGCGGTACGTACCCGCGTATCCGTGACGCCGTGAAGTACGCGGCCGCCAGGATGTAG